The following is a genomic window from Hyperolius riggenbachi isolate aHypRig1 chromosome 4, aHypRig1.pri, whole genome shotgun sequence.
TCAAAGTTctgttcgcccatagactttaatggccgccgactttagcggttaatagcaaagtccccttgcaTAGTAAAAGCACCAAAATTGTTggaaatgttaagtggaatagtgggaacaagaggaattttttttttcaaaaagacattatacttttgagaaaatcaattttaaagtttcaaagtaaaatgagctgattcataaaaaaaagaaccgattcattaaaaagaactggaTGATTCGTGaactgttagtatagcagagaatgcgtcctgagcaggacgtgaagctgccggctccgctgctgtctctccccacctgcctgcacctgtcaccctcacctagcctggcacccatgggtgcaccgggtgccaggctaggtgagggttacaggtgaggaggtggggagagacagcaggagccggcagctatgcgtccgaaaGGATGCATTCTCTACTATGTGGGAAGCATCAGAGatattcaatcaacttaattgaagatcgcaacataagaggatacattgttcgttggatcgtttaccgtggatattggcgtgggaaatctcacaccatttcaaagggcaatggctcagcagtggcacattttctagcattgtaggaactgttagggggatcataactggtgagttgcgggcccctaggccaaagaggtcataacctagggtcacaaaaacctgtttatttgggcaatttcaatggtggagattctgacgaagataaattgcagccatggccgttagaaacgtctgaatctcacgacatgtctcatgcaggtagaaggcatacttttactccaaagttgggttccatacatctctgcaaaccagagttacaggggtgcaaaagtggtcaaatcccccataggctttcattgggcctcctatttaactttccaaaatctcacaccatttcaaagggaaatggctcagcagtggcaaattttctagcagtgtaggaactgttagggggatcataactggtgagtttcgggcccctaggccaaagaggtcatagcctagggtcacaaaaacctgtttatttgggcaatatcaatggtggagattctgacgaacataaatcgcagccatggccgttagcaacgtctgaatctcacgaaatgtctcatgcaggtagaagacatattgttatacttttactccaaagttgggttccctacatttctgcaaactagagttacaggggtgcaaatgtggtcaaatcccccataggcttttattgggctccctaCTTCACTTTTCcgctttcattgggctccctattttacTTTTCACCCAaggtgggtgccagcctaggtgggggttgacaggtgcaggcaggtggggagagacagcagggagagccagcagcttcacgtcctgcctaagatgcattctctgctatactaacggctcaggAATGAGCCAGATCTTTTTAATGATTTggttcttttttaatgaatcgactctttttttaactttaaaatcaattttctcaagaactataaggtctttttgaaaacaaatgttttcctcttgttcccactgttcttcttaacattcccagtattttggtgttgctagcttttaaaggggctttgctattaaccgttaaagccggcgggggtatattttcccacggtcagaaggagaatttacattgaaactttaaaattgattttctcaaaaactataaggtctttttgaaaaaaaaatgtccctcttgttcccactgttcttcttaaaggggcagtatagcgaacaattgtaaaatttaaaatatgagcaaacatagacaaataagaaatacattttttccagagtaaaatgagccataaattacttttctcctatgttgctgtcacttacagtaggtagtagacaatgtgacagaagcgacaggttttggactagtcgatctcttcataggggattctcagcatggcttttattctttgtaaagataTTCCAGAAAAAggatttaacctgctgagcggtctggacgagctcagctcgtccaacaccgccagaggctgccgctcaggccctgctgggccgatttttgtcaaataaaaagcagcacacgcagccggcactttgccagccgcgtgtgctgcctgatcgccgccgctctgcggcgatccgccgcgagcagcggcgaaagagggtccccccagccgcctgagcccagcgtagccggaacaaaaagttccggccagcgctaagggctggatcggaggcggctgacgtcaggacgtcggctgacgtcgatgacgtcactccgctcgtcgctatggcgacgatataagcaaaacaaggaaggctgctcattgcggccttccttgtttattctgggcgccggaggcgatcggaagatcgcctccggagcgccctctagtgggctttcatgcagccaactttcagttggctgcatgaaatagttttttttaatttaaaaaaaaccctcccgcagccaccctggcgatttaatcagaacgccagggtggttaaacaatgatgctggccagcctccctgctcgctacacagttttttggcagttagacagagcaactgccattcactaagtgcttttgaaaataaataaatccctgaaaatccccccatgaagagatggactagtccaaaacctgtcgcttctgtcagatttctactagctactgtgacagcaacataggagaaaagtaatttgttgctcattttactatgaaaaaaaaacagacttcttatttgtatatgtttgcacatattttaaattttacaatttttcgccatagtgcccctttaacatttcctacaagtttggtgtttctagctttcaaaggggctttgctattaactgctaaagtcggcgggcgtttaattttccaacggtcagaaggagttattttaaaatgattttctcaaaaactataaggtatttttgaaaaatgtttttcccctcttgtagtcactgaaagatctcaggtgttagacaccttgaaacagcttttccatcacttttctggccagcataaatgtttctagttttcaaagtttgcctccccattgaagtctattgcggtttgcggaagttcgtgcgaaccgaaccttccgcggaagttcgcgaacagggttcgtgaaccgaaaatcggaggttcggcccatcactaagtgtaatttacattacaaagtccgtgcctgattgtgccgtgctactgtacgattgtactgtgtgtgtgcatggtgtttccgtattcggcctaaagcgcaaagctgacccgactaCGGAAACACGGATTGCGTGCAGATCACTTGACAGcaaagtggaagtgtctagcggcagccagtggtggcagtgagaagtgctttgaggggagacagccttgttgtagcttaaataaggctgctcccctctcgatctggtcaaacccgcagttgggaaccgtatctgcaggcttgccgcgggGCGGGTTCCTGACACtctgctggtggtgcctaaccctaagaaccccaggtggtgcctaaccataagaccccccccaggtggtgcctaaccctaagacccccccaggtggtgcctaaccctaagacccccaggtggtgcctaaccctaagaccccccaggtggtgcctaaccctaacactcccctggtggtgccaaccctaagacttccctggtggtgcctacccctaagactcccctggtggtgcctaaccctaagaccccccaggtggtgcctaaccttaagaccaccCAGGTGGTGACttaccctaagacttccctggtggtgcctaaccctatgtccccccggtggtgcctaacccttacccccctagtggtgcctaaccctaagaccccccccaccaccaccatcacttgTGATGCCtattgctacccccccccccccctgcaccaccaaatcaaaaatcttgcctgtaaaagggtgcccttttgtagcagaataaaaaaccttgtagttgaaaaccttgtagctgaataaaaaataagggctacaaaggggcgcccactTGTAACCTATATCGAAACTTCggtgcccttttcaccaccttgtagcccatatttgcagaaataacattgatgtctatggaggtgcccttttcatacaggcagctcaggctcccttttcaacggatcccgtGTTATGCTGCTTTCAATGATAAATGACGAGTTCATTATTCCTTCCCAGACTCCGCCCAgctctgtgtgcagtgtgagcTGCCTCCCGGGATATCACAGAAAACCTAAGGAAGGATTCCACAGGTGCTGCTATGACTGTGCCCCGTGCCCAGAAGGAGAGATCACTAACGCCACTGGTGAGAGCGTAAATATCACTGTATAATCCTACGGGTCTACCTCATTCATAACGCTCTTCAGAAAGAAGGAATATCGTATCTGCATACTTCATACTGCTTAGACCTTTTAGTGTCCACAATCCTCTGGCAGGGAAGCAGTAAGGGTGGAGATAAACCTTAccgtaaggcactataggcatgaACCTAAAGACGTATGATGATGttaaggcggctcactctcctccccaagtgcctccctccggcCTTATCTATGCAGACTCCTGATGAGAGAGTGaatgaaaggttactcacccagctcttgggatttcactgacaagatctcccttcagtagggggcaccactagctactttatactgagggtacctccggctacctaatattaaggggcacctatagctacctaaGTTGGGGAAgagaagtaagggaaaagtgacagctgggacagccagcacacttgtggtacggcaggggtttgtaggttcatggaaggtgaagtctagggagcaaggacatctgtgcctataggctcctgtaatatGAATCAGGGCCTGACCTTTAGTGTCTAAAGCAGATGCTAGGTGATGAATGAAATCCACCTTTTGAGGAAATTCCCCATTTTCTCAAGGCTTACACAAGGCAGGGAATAATccaatttaaaacaaaaacaagtttGATCTTCTGATGTCTCTTCACAAAatcttgacaaaaaaaaatgagatgaacatcTCCGTGATTTCTCCATCTCTGATAAACTGCTGACTGCCAGGTCTTGGGGAACCCCAAACAGAACATTGAATATAGCTCTTGGCAATATTAGATCCATAACCTTATGGTTAGAATTTTGCAAGAGAGGGGGGAGGGTGCAGTGCCACCTTGGATAAGAGGGCTAAGGGTTGGGTTAGCTAAACATGGTGCCTCAGAAATACAGAAATAAACAGTAACTCGCTGCCTAAGGCTCACTGATGTcccttttaaggtagccatacactgctcgacttgccatcagatcgaccaacagatagatccctctctgatcaaatctgatcagagagggatcgtatggctgcctttactgcaaacagattgtgaatcaatttcagcatgaaaccgatctgcagctgctgctgctgccgccagaGTTGAGCGATGCAGCTGGTATCagacaagagggtctcctgggacGAGTAAAGGTTCCAGGCATGAGATATCTGGAGGTTAGTGTGGAAATGTAAGGAGGTGACCACTTATGTAGAGTTTTTTATGATAGGATGAGGagattaaactggatcctttggtaaTATGTAGCCAATGGAGAGATTTACAGGAAGGAACTGCGTCAGAGGATGAGAGGAGAAGTGGATAAGAAGGGCAGCAGAGTTCTGTAGGGACTGGAGAGGGGCCAGTCTGGTTTTAGTATACTGCAGAGTAGGGTGCTACAATAGTCCAGAGGGATACTGTATGCATTGGAACATGTACAAGAATTTAGATGCCTCCTGTGAAAGGAAGGGATAGATTCTGGAATTGttcttgagatggaagtagcaggaggtagttcatgtgttaatatgtggtctAAATGAGAGCCCAGCGTCCAGAATTACACACAAACAGATATGTTTAGGAGTTGAGGTTGGGGTGGTTTCTATATTAATTGTCACTATGGGTGGGGGAGCAGAGAGAGAAGTTGGAAATATCACAAAATCTCCATTTTAAGTTTAAGAAAACAATATGATATGAATGTAGAGACAGCAGATAGACAGTCAGGGACTCAAGCTCATTTTGTtgacagggatgctcggataccactttttaaaatctgaattgattcggatccggatagctAGAAATCTGGATCTGAATTGAATATCCGTATCCGAACGTTCTGGTATCCAAATAGAATCTGATACCCAAACCCATTAGCTGGGTAAATCCAAATTaatttggatatctggatagaaaaccggaagtggcctttaaattgcttccaaaacgttttttaaagtaaatgatgcatgaagcatcatgttttttttgttttggttgtaaattaacccattcgcgttccgtcattttcacttgagaaatgttcacctcccattcattagcctataactttatcactacttatcacaatgaactgatctatatcttgttttttccgccaccaattaggctttctttggggggtacatttttctaagagccactttactgtaaatgtattttaacaggaagaataagaaaaacacggaaaaaaatcattatttctcagttttcagccattatagttttaaaataatacatgcctccataattaaaactaatgtattgtatttgcccatatgtcccggttattacaccattaaaattatgttcctatcacaatgtatggcgacaatattttatttggaaataaaggtgcattttttccgttttgcatctatcactatttacaagtttaaaataaaaaaaaaatatagaaatatttcatctttacattgatatttaaaaagtttagacccttaggtaaatatttacatgttttttttttattgtaatgtttttttttttttttttattaaacattttatttgggtatttttgggagggtgggatgtaaaccatagttttataatgtaattgtgtgttgtttttaatttttttttacttttagttgtagttttactttttggccacaagatggcggccatgagtttgtttacatgacgtcactctaagcgtaacacacgcttagagtgacgcaggggggaggcaacggccagaaaaaaacacagcttccgagagaagctgtcgctttttcagcgggggagaggaatcagtgatcgggcaccatagcccgatacattgattccgtggctaccgaatccgcggctgggagtgcgcgtgcacgcgcgcgatcggctgcgggagcgtgcggtagcgcgcatggttcctggacatagtttctatgtccaggaaccaaaataggttaacatcAGAACTAGGCTCCAGACTGCGGTCATGCAgctcacaatgggcttgattcacaaagcggtgcaaagtgtttgcacgcctgtgaaaagccctttatcacgcctaaactcagtttaggcgtgataagaagaaactcgcgcgatctcccgtgcgcaaagttttgcgcacgtagcgcaccgcgctgcgcgcgcagtgtaccgtgcttcgcgcgcagcgtccattgagccctatgggactttgcgcgcgcagcgcggtgcgctacgcgcgcaaaactttgcgcgcgggagcttcgcgcgaagagcagcacaaatcggtgataactcagctttgcacggcttatcacgcctaaagtcttttaggcgtgataactgagttatcaccgctttgtgaatcagggccattgtgtccaaaatccaaccacacaactgggacatcacagttttcagcccagacacctcaaaaaaattacacagcaattgtgttttgggttaaatataggtggtattagcacagcagctccccctggtggtgggagcagcacaggcagcaggagcagggcaatgcagcagcagcaggtgtaacatgtgccaggagcatgccggagatTGTACCGTGTCTGTGGCacgtagcgttggtaccacggctgtaaaaaaattgcGAACCAGGtggcttagttagtaatagttaatcaggaggagacaggaggttgtggtggtggtggtaaagggtggtaaggcaggcatagtgattcccaaacacttcatgtccccctcttgccaacaacagggaaagatTCGCCCAACAGTGTCTGGCAGCGTTTTTTCCTTGCACGGGAAGCggcggagggagcagaggaggccaccatggattggctgcctgaacaggcctcagtgtcggcaggagtggcagagggggttctggtgctccaagtctgaccactgccagcttGCTGtgaacaggagtgctggtgggggtggaggtctcAGTTTTAGAGCTGATGGTGGccagctcatccaccatcagctggaaaatggccactacacactgctgcgtctctgcagcgtgactccccctaataGCTGGACagccagtgggtagcggcagaATGGACACTGACgtggcagaactgctgacggtggccgcaatgttgctccctctcctcttggccttgctgtccctcccccggctgccagtgccagtaaacatagtacaacttatatgtgatgatgtcaccagatgatgtggggtacttgttctttattaaaatcggggttggactttaaagaaaatcagcacggagtgacagacagcagagtagaagacagtgcacactaactgtctaactgtcacactgacactgctcagcacagcagcactgcagtaatctgtagtaagctaacacagtactactctaacaactaactagcactgcagtactaactacacaataacacagtaatcctattccctaacctatactgtagctaaggctaataccaggccagcagcaggcctggcctgtgcgcagcacacacacagacacaggacctaactagcagctgctgcagcacagagtctgactgtcactgaatgaaatcaaacaattacacaagctagctaactaaaaatcaatagaacaatagtgtagtgaaggtgtttagcactcaaaacgttaggtttattactgtatacagcacttgctaggccagcagcactggagatgtctctcagtgagaagtcacaagcaaggacgagacttCTCATTGTGgaacccctccttatatacaggaggggcttgCAGGGTtctcttctgtgattggttgctagggcttaggctgggagcactctgattggctcaatgaagtCATGGAGTAATTTCCATGGTTACCGTatccggatttggatatccgacctAAGTATCCGACCAGATTCCGGATTTCAGATAGATGTCCGAGTTAACTCGGATAGTGTTATTCGTATTTACACAGATATTCCTAATCCGAGTTCGGATagcggaaaaagttcggattatctgggtagttcggataccctaaatccggatgagcatccctgattgtAGATAGGTCAGAAGCTGAtaaatagatttgggtgtcatcagcttgGGGTGATATTGAAAACCAAAAGAGCTTACTAACtgtccgaggacagagccttgaggtacacagAACAACACACAGCAGGCCTGGAGAGGAGTTAGTATTGGAGTAGGATACATTGAAGTAAAGTGTAATGATGACACTGCTTTGATCTTTTTTAATTCCCAagaatattttttctttatttttttactgatagTTTTTGTTTTGTAGATATGGAGAGATGCTTGAAGTGCCCGGAGTATAGCTGGTCTAATGAGAGAAGAGACACGTGTATTCCAAGGACTATTGTGTTCCTATCTTATGGAGATACACTTGGATCGTGCTTTGTTCTTGCTGCACTTTTTCTATGTTTCTTGACTTGTGTTGTGGTTGGTCTGTTTGCCAAACACAAAGAGACAGCTGTTGTAAAAGCCAATAATAGAAATGTCAGTATGGTCCTTCTCCTCTCACTGATCTTGTCCTTCTTGTGTCCTCTGCTGTTCATCGGACTTCCCACCAAGGAGTCTTGTATTTTCCGCCAAGTGGCTATGGGGGTTCTTTGTACCATTTCAGTGTCTTCCGTTTTCTCTAAAACAGTCACTGTTGTCTTGGCTTTTAGAGCTACCAGACCAGGCTGGGCACTAAGGAGATGCCTGGGTAGACATTTTTCTGTATCTCTTCTGATGGTGTGTTCTTCTGGGGAGGTTATGATCTGCATCTTCTGGTTGGCCATCTCTCCACCATATCTGGAATATAACACCAAGGTAGAAATTGGAAAGATGATATTTCAGTGTAACGAGGCCTCTGTTACTGCTTTCTATGCTGTGATCGGCTACATGGGATGTTTAGCTGTGTTGAGCTTTATTGTAGCATATTTGGCCAGGAAACTTCCGGACGCCTTCAATGAAGCTCAGTACATCACCTTCGGCATGCTGGTCTTCTGCAGTGTTTGGATTGCCTTCATCCCAGCCTACCTCAGCACCAAAGGGAAGTACATGGTGGCTGTGGAGGTCTTCTCCATCTTGGCCTCCAGTGCTGGACTCCTGGGCTGCATCTTCATTCCCAAATGTTACATCATTCTGATGAGACCAGAACTGAACATTAGGTCTAATTTGATGACGCAAGAACAGGTGAAGCCAActctaaagtaaaaaaacaaaatgcacAATCCCATGCTAGTTTATATAGACTTTTAAATTAAAAAGTACATCTTTGTAACAAATAATTGCAGCATGTTCAACAAAATTATAGGTTAGAATGAGACAGGAAATCGAGGTTGAAACCAACAGATGGTTTGTTCTGACTCTAACTAGTCTTTACTAGAGTTAGTGCTCATCAGACATTGCAGTACCTTATTTAGTTCACATAGTCTGGTCCAATGTCCTGATGAAATGCTTGACTGAGCGAAACGGTGGTCAACCTCCGagtccacactgacttctccctcaCTATCACCAATGTGAGTCTGCTTTTCTGCTTTGGATAGGAAACATGCAATTTGTATTAATGTTTTAGCCAGATGAAATAAATATTGTCATTTCAAGGATGGCTCCTCTACTACCTCTACCTTCAGCTGGTTgaatttaaagcatacctgaggggacatgtgatatgatgagatagacaatggtatgtacagtgccaagcacacaaataactatgctgtattcctttttttctttctctgcctgaaagagttaaatatcaggtatataagtggctgtctcagtcctgactcagacaggaagtgactacagtgtgatagtgatgagcgaaaatgcaaaaaatttGATTTGCTGAATTTTTgctgaattttcgcctaatttcgtttcgaCAGGCAAAGTTTCATTTGAATTTTTTTGCgctaattttcgcctaatgcccgttattttcgcattacttgtgtattattgcggacatttttttccgcataagggcattagcgtccacATACAGAGACGTTTCTTGcgtattattgtggacatttttccgcataaaggcataagcgtccgcatagaaTGAATTTacatgcggattattgcggacacttttccacataagggcataagcatccgcatacaatggatttccatgcggattattgcggacatttttccgcataagcatTCGCATACAATTTTTGATGCTGGTCGAAaaagcaaatatttctgaagattttcgtgaaaattcaccGGTTTTCGAAAACGGgatttttcgatgcgaaaatgacttagccgaattttcgcaagcaacactgcagtgtgaccctcactgataagaaattcctctttttacctcttttttgctctcagaagccattttctgctaggacagtgttttatagttggaattttctatcagtgagtgtcacactgtagtcacttcctgtctgagtcagtactgagtcagccacttacatacctgatatttaactctttcaggcagagacagaaaaagggaacacagcatagttatttgtgtgctaggcactgtacatacacatgtctatctcattatgtcacatgtcacctcgggtatcctttaagtaatggACCAGACTATGTGCAGGACAATAGACAATTAGCAGGCTGGTAAATGCCTTCACAAAGTTTTGAGGGAATGTGATTAGAGGGAACTGCAGGCAGCCATCATAAATCCTTATAAGAAAAAGGCTGTTGGCCTATCTACTATGTTGATCCTCTGTATGAAACACAGACCCAGAACAGtattgcagatcaggtgttctgactcaaGTCTGGCTCCTATTGGCTTGTTTCAGATGCAACCAGTTTTACACTTGAGATGTCTATTGGCAGTCTGATGCCCCGCCCCCACAGCATTGCACTGCCCAAAATCCCCATCATGTGACACTGTGGCAGAGTACGCCGACAGAATCATATGCATAAGCCCCCCCCACGAGGGTCTGGAAAGCCAACAGATTCTTCAGAATATGTAAAAATGCAGAAGGGAACAGGAAGCCCCCcatggttagagatggcccgaacatccgattttcggttcgcgaacttggtCCGTGCGAACtgacgcgaaccgcaatagacttcaatggggaggcgaacttggaaaactagaaaaaattatactagccacaaaagtgatggaaaagatgtttcaaggggtctaacacctggagggggacatggcggagtggaatacatgctaAAAGTCCTGGTGAAAATTCaaagcaaagcagcattttaagggcagaaatcacattgaatgctaaattgcaggcctaaagtcctttaatattcttaattaaccattaatacttacctgtccctttaaataaatgatccctcgcaatatcctcggaaattggctaatcagttacaatgtaacaaagttattacaatgtaacaactttgttacattgtaactacgccgcacccgacgtcactcgccgctcagccgccgcatacacttacgcgtccgtgcaggacgctaagtccccaccGGCTCCCgtcgtccaccccgcccacatctgtcacccacatgtgggtgacatgcgggtgacatgtgggagaggcggggagggcagcggagccggcggaacttagcgtcctgcacggacccgacagagctctgagctatatagctcagagctctctaagcatccttgtatttgggctccaaggagccccattggtccttagcagagcaatggggttccttctgatttaaaggatgtTGTATGTGCGCAGAGCATGCGTGTCTAGGCCACAGGATTGCACTTGCGGCCCAGACACGCATGCTACAAAGGTGTGGCAGGGCAAGAGGTGGGTGGGccatggcacaggtgggtgggccacagggcaacaggtggcagggccacaggt
Proteins encoded in this region:
- the LOC137571098 gene encoding vomeronasal type-2 receptor 26-like → AGYYSQRGGASQIQIDDSAVLWNPAFTQTPPSSVCSVSCLPGYHRKPKEGFHRCCYDCAPCPEGEITNATDMERCLKCPEYSWSNERRDTCIPRTIVFLSYGDTLGSCFVLAALFLCFLTCVVVGLFAKHKETAVVKANNRNVSMVLLLSLILSFLCPLLFIGLPTKESCIFRQVAMGVLCTISVSSVFSKTVTVVLAFRATRPGWALRRCLGRHFSVSLLMVCSSGEVMICIFWLAISPPYLEYNTKVEIGKMIFQCNEASVTAFYAVIGYMGCLAVLSFIVAYLARKLPDAFNEAQYITFGMLVFCSVWIAFIPAYLSTKGKYMVAVEVFSILASSAGLLGCIFIPKCYIILMRPELNIRSNLMTQEQVKPTLK